The genomic stretch CGAAGGGCCTGCTCATTCGCGATTACGCCTATACTCTGACCAAGGGATTCGGCATGTGGTGGACCGACCTGCATGGCGGCACGTATCACGACGACCAGATCGTTCAGCTTCTGGGCCAACTGAAACAGATAGATGAGAAGTTTCTCGATGCCGACAGGAGTTCCAACGCAGATATCGCCGTCATTCTCGACGAAGCCAGCTTCACTTATTGCGGGGACGGGGAGCCGCTGTTCAACGCGCTCCTCACCGCTCAGAAGCAATGGGAGTTTGCATTTATAGGCGCGCCTTGGGATCCTTATCTGTTGACCGACATTGACAATCCGAAGCTGCGCGACTACAAACTCTACATCTTCCTGAACACCTTCCGGGTCACGCCGGAGCAGCGCGCCGCCATCCACGCGCGCCTGAAGCGTAAGGGCGCGACGGCGATCTGGGTCTATGCGCCGGGTTACATTGGCGAGAAACTCTCGGTCGAAAACATGCGGGCGCTCACCGGCATTCGACTGGCCGAGACCGGAAGCGCGGGCGAACTCAGAGTGGGCATAACGTCCTACAATCACTCATACACCAGATCCCTTCCCAAAGGGCTGGCTTATGGCACCGATGTGAACGTGGAAAATATCAAACGCTGGTATGACCACCAAATCTACCTCAAGGATCCCCGGGACCCGTCGCTCAGGCGCGACCTGCCGGGATTCCGCATCAGCCCGCGCTTCTGGAGCGACGACCCCCAGGCCCAGGTACTCGGCATCCTCGCGGGCATCGATAAGCCCGGGCTGGTGGTGAAAAAACAGCCGGGCTGGACCTCGGTTTACTCGAGCGCGCCGATCCTCCCCGCTGCCCTCCTGCGCGGCATCGCGCGCGCCGCGGGATGCCACATCTACAGCGACGCGGGTGACGTGGTGTATGCCAACCGCAACTTCCTGGGCATATACGCGCCCGGCGGCGGCTCGCGCACGGTGCGGCTGCCGCGTGACCTGCGGGTGGCGAATTTGATGAACGGGCTCGTGCTTGAAGGCGGCGCCCATGAATTCCTCCTTAAACTGGCGCCAAATCAAACCGCCCTTTTCAAACTCGAAGAATCCGGGAAAAGATAGGGAGAAAAGAACGTGAAACCACTGATATTTCTTTTTCTATTCTGCGCGTCGATGAGCCAGACCCAGGAAAAGGCCATGTTCCTGTCCTACTACGCGGAGAAGGCCGTCGAGCCGACGGCCGATCCGGATTCGGCGTTTTGGAAGGGCATTCAGGGCGTGGTCATCGATAAGAGCGTTCTCGGCCCCGCGATGCCCCAGTTTCGAGCCGAGGTGCGCTCGCGCTGGACCAAGGATTACGTCTATTTCCTGTTCATCGGCCCCTATGAGAAACTCACGCTGAATCCGAACCCCGACACCCGGAACGAAACCTACAGGATGTGGGAGAAAGACTGCTTCGAGGTGTACCTGGGCGCCGACTTCGAGCATACGAACCGCTACCGCGAATTTCAGATGTCACCCCAGGGCGAGTTCCTCGATCTGGATATCGATTCGACAAAGGACAAACCGGGATTCAACGGCGAGCAGGCCTGGAACTCCGGTATGCAGGTCAAGGCGCGCGTCGATGAGAAAAGGAAAATCTGGTACGGCGAGATGCGGATCCCAATCATTGCAGTAGACAAGCGCCCGGCGCAGGCCGGCAACGAGATGCGGATCAACCTGTATCGGCAGGATGGAGAGCCCCCGAACCGGGACTTTCTGGCCTGGCAGCCCCCCGGCGTCTGGAATCCTCATCACCCGGAGAAGTTCGGAACGCTGCGGCTCGTGAACGCCCGCTGAGGCTTCCAGTGACGAAACCACGAAACGCACCAAAGCGCTTTCGTGGTTACCTTTCAGGAAGCGAATGCTTTTACGAGGTCCGACACCGCTACCAAGCGTTACACTGGTTGACTGTGGACCAGTAAAACCATTGCCGGCACGCTAAAAGATCGTCCAGTGATACATGACCGGCACTGATTGAGTGGGGCCGAAGCCGGCCACGTCGTAGGAAGCGACAATCTTGAAATCGCCAACCGTCAGGGAAGGTACTCGCCATGAGTACGTGCAGGTGCCGCCTCAGCCAAACTGGAAGTTGCCGCTGGCCACCTGCCGATCACCCCTGTAAATGACAAATTTGGGAGGATTGCGGCGGTCGGGGGTCATGACCGTATACTCCTCCCCTGCCGCTCCCTTCAAAACGTAGCTTAGCAGCAGCGAGCTCCCTTTTCGTTCCGCTCTTACACTGCTGACAAACGGAGCGCCGATCTGCAGGCGGTTGGGAGCGCCCGCGGCCACCGTGATCCGCGAAGTTTCGGAGGTGGAAACACCTGTCAGCACCGGCTTGTCGGCGGCAGGCACCAGGTACACCGTCTGGATGCGATAGTTGTCCGCTGGCAGAGTGACGGTCCGACCCGGCGATTCCAGGATTGCCAGTCGTGCATCCCCTTGCAGGATCAGCCGCCGGACGAACTTCCCATCCAGGGTTACCTCTGCCATGGGAGAGCGGTGTTCCGTGAGCGTGGCGGTCACGAGCGCAACCCCGGATGCCGCTCCAAAGGCGAAGGCGAGCTGGTACTGATTCCCGCCTATGAAAAGGATCCTGGGAAGCGCCATCGGGCGGTATGTGAGCGCTTTGGGGTCGCCGCTGCGGGCCACCGGCGTGATCAGGAACTTGTCCTGGGCATCGAACTGACCGTCGAGGTTGTCCTGAACCTGGAAAAGCCACTTCCGTCCCTGAAGCTCGATCTCCCCCTCATAGAGCGACCGGATTCCTATGGAGGTCGAGTTCTCACCGAGAAAATAGAAAGGCTCCAACAGGTAGCGGCGATTGATGCCGTTGTTGCCGAGGTCGAGCCGGACACCTCTGAAGTAGGCAAAATATCCGGACGGCCCGCGCACCATTACCGACTTGTAGACGCCTTGAGGGTCATCCGTCAAATCCAGGTTCTGGTTGAGGTCGAGGTAGAGAGTGCGACTGGTGAAATTGACGGCGAAGCCTATAAAGTCGTTTTGACCGGGACCGATCTTGAGCGCCCGGCGTATGACCTTGTCGTTTCCCCCGAAATTGGGCTCCCTGCGGAATTTCACCTCTTGTTTGCTGAGCTCGATCCTGGTGGCCAAGGAGCTTTTTTCCGCGTACTTGAGCGAAACTGAAAGCGGCGCGCTTTTTGCCGCCGTTTGAGACCGGACCGGAGCCTGAAACAGGCCCGCACCCAATCCCGGCATCAACAGCAGGACACAACCCGGGACCAGGGCTGAACGATGAAGCTTGCGCAGACGACCGGGCCGAACCTTTGCAGTTCTGAAGTTCATGGTCGCAACCCCCCTTATAGGGTTTTACGTGCAGTGCCGCTCGATCTTTCCAATATTTTAAGCGGCAACCCTATGGAATCCAAGGCGAACCGGAAAATTGGCGTCGGCCGGCGTTCTTCGGCGTCCAAAAATAGAATTTGGATCAGACTCACGCGGATCAACGCAGATGCCGATCCGCGTTGATCCGCGCAAATCCCACCTCCTGGCTTCGAGCTTTCGGCTGCCCGTCAGGCGGCATTATCCTCTGAAGTACAGGTAGGCCCCGATGATGCAGGTCAGAACTAACGCGGAAGCAGCCACCTCCTGCCAGCTCCAGCTTGCGCGGGTGCGTATGCGGTCTTCATGCGTGACGGTGCCGTAAGTAATGCTCTGTATCTTCACGTAGTCCGGCTCGGCCGTCATATAACTCACCACGACCATGACGACCGCCGATACAATCGCAATCAGCACGCTGAAGTACTGGAAATAGATGTTGTTGATGATCCAGAGGAACGAGCCGGGCGTGTAGCCGTTTTCAAATCCCTTCAGGCCCAGCGTCACCGGCGTGTCCACCAGCATGCGGGACAGGCCCATCACAAAGCCCACCACCATGGCCCACAGACATCCCTTGGCGTTGAGGCGCTTAAAGAAGACGCCGAAGAAGAACACCACGAAAATCGGCGGCGCCAGGTAACCTTGCACCGTTTGCAGATAGTTGTAGAGACCGGATGCGCCCTTGATGACGGGGATCCATGCGAGCGCGATCAGCACCATGATGCCGGTGGCGATGCGGCCCGTGCGCACCAGGTCGTGTTGCGTGGCCTTGGGCTTCCACTTCTCATAGAGATCCACTGTGAATAGCGTGCTGCACGCGTTAAACACACCTGCCAGCGAGCCCATGAGCGCGGAAAGCAACCCCGCGACCACGATGCCGCGCAGGCCCGGCGGCAGGAGGTATTGCACCATCAAGGGAAACGCCCCCTGTGCCTCTCTCCTTACGATCTGGCCGTCTGCCCCGATCAGGATGTTGTGCAGCTCGGGAATTTTGCCGCTCTTCGCCAGCGCGAAACAGATCAGTCCCGGAATGATGAACAGGTAGACCGGAGACAGCTTGAGGAAGCCGGCGAAGATACTGCCGCGCCGCGCCACGGTCTCGTTGGGGGCGCCCAGGGCGCGCTGCACGATGTACTGGTCCGTGCACCAATACCAGAGACCTATGATGGGCGCGCAGAACAACATGCCCAGCCACGGGTAGTGGCCGTTGAAGTACCAGGCCTGCTTCACGATGTTGCCGACCGTATCCTTTTCCAGCACCGGCGCCCACGTGCCCTGCACGCCCGGAGGGATCAGCGGTTTCCAGAGGTTGAACATGTCCGATCCGCACCAGTAGCGGAGCTCATTCCAACCACCAAGCCTGTAAAGCCCATAAACCGTCAACAAGCCTGATCCCAGGATGAGGACCGTGACCTGCACGGCATCGTTATAAGCCACGGCACGCATGCCGCCGAGCATCGTGTAGAGGCCCGTCAGCACGATGACCAGCACGGACCCGATCCAGA from Terriglobia bacterium encodes the following:
- a CDS encoding sodium:solute symporter, which translates into the protein MKILSPTFFLSLQVTPFKSHITSIDWVMIALYFTVLLCVAWWVVRKSKDTAADYFLAGRNLGWWIIGASIFASNIGSEHVVGLAGSGTTDGVAMAHYELHAWCLLVLAWVFVPFYARALVFTMPEFLERRFSSGSRYVLSVVSLITFVVSKIAVGIFAGGVVFGTLLPEMRLNIGGYEIDSFWIGSVLVIVLTGLYTMLGGMRAVAYNDAVQVTVLILGSGLLTVYGLYRLGGWNELRYWCGSDMFNLWKPLIPPGVQGTWAPVLEKDTVGNIVKQAWYFNGHYPWLGMLFCAPIIGLWYWCTDQYIVQRALGAPNETVARRGSIFAGFLKLSPVYLFIIPGLICFALAKSGKIPELHNILIGADGQIVRREAQGAFPLMVQYLLPPGLRGIVVAGLLSALMGSLAGVFNACSTLFTVDLYEKWKPKATQHDLVRTGRIATGIMVLIALAWIPVIKGASGLYNYLQTVQGYLAPPIFVVFFFGVFFKRLNAKGCLWAMVVGFVMGLSRMLVDTPVTLGLKGFENGYTPGSFLWIINNIYFQYFSVLIAIVSAVVMVVVSYMTAEPDYVKIQSITYGTVTHEDRIRTRASWSWQEVAASALVLTCIIGAYLYFRG
- a CDS encoding carbohydrate-binding family 9-like protein, producing the protein MKPLIFLFLFCASMSQTQEKAMFLSYYAEKAVEPTADPDSAFWKGIQGVVIDKSVLGPAMPQFRAEVRSRWTKDYVYFLFIGPYEKLTLNPNPDTRNETYRMWEKDCFEVYLGADFEHTNRYREFQMSPQGEFLDLDIDSTKDKPGFNGEQAWNSGMQVKARVDEKRKIWYGEMRIPIIAVDKRPAQAGNEMRINLYRQDGEPPNRDFLAWQPPGVWNPHHPEKFGTLRLVNAR